A window of Geotrypetes seraphini chromosome 16, aGeoSer1.1, whole genome shotgun sequence genomic DNA:
TACCCGCCTCCtcgtgagcaggcggtagtttttcggctagcgcgggggttttgcgcacgctaaaaatgtgtgcgcgataaagccgctaacgcggcttcgtaaaaggagcccctagtcactAGTATGATATAATTATATTATCTGTTTCTTCTTTAAATTGTTAGATTTCCTTTCAAGTGTTGTTTATCTCACAtgtaaaagaatataaaatcaataattttttttaaaaagatgttgacgacgttttttttaagttcacatCTTCTGACCGGCGGAAAAACCAaaattcaggtgtgagcttcttttacgtctgttggttgcaaaagagaaaagctcagttACGTATTTAGGAGCTAAACCACAAGAAatcttaaaacaaaaaacaacccaacgTAAACTTCGCAagcgcctccatcggcaaccaatgaagagctctggaacaaccttagctcccctcttcggaacttgagctctctccaagttttccgcaaacatctgaaaacctggcttttctcaaaaaatgtaagtctccctccaatttaggaatcaaggaaactcttatatcttggcatcccaagtcctctaaattttcttcacacttctacctctaaccctctgttgtagttccttcctatttctcctactgtaaactgcgttgagttctacgaacgtggagatgatgcggtatacaaacctaaggattagattagattagattagataggaaGGTGTaccgtgatcgtatttcttcaactgAAAAATTaacctgaccgccgcattttgccccattcgcaatcgttgcatattcttctgagaaattgctaagtaggcaatattgcagtaatcaagttgacttaatATAAAATTCTAAATGATGTAACATCAAAATACGCTCTATTTATTACGGATATTGACCCATATGTCTTTATTGGCAGACGTACAGTAGAGAAGCAtctctcggggggtgggggtgggggaaaggtgCCAAGCCTACCACAGATCTGACATTAATCAGGCGGTACagcgggaggggggtgggggagggttgccGCCCTTACCCAGCATGGAGAAAATGAAATCCTTGGCGCTGTGCACCTCCAGGGCCAGCTGGTCGTCGTAATCCCGGGCCTCGTATTTCCCCAGTTCCTGAATCAGCTTGTTTATTTCCTCGATGCGGATCGCCGAGCGGAAGTCCAAGTCGGTCAGGGGCCGTGCCGCTGAGGGCCGGGCGCTGGCGGGACCTGCGGGGTAGGCCATGACCCCCTTCCCTGAGTGTCAGCGTGGTGTCGTTTAGGCCCTCATGGCAGAAGTGGATGCAAAGGAGGCCAGGGCGCTAGGTGTCCCTACAAAGAAAGTCAAGGCACAGATTTAATGGAACCGTGGAGGCACTGTCCTGCTCTCCTCGTGCTCTCATCAGAAATCCTCATCCtctcctcccctgccctgcagaGATCTCTGCCTGAGGTTCCTCCCCTTGTGAAGCCTTTCCCCTTACTCTCTTATTTCTAGTTCTAATCAGGGATTCTCCTTCTACAAGGCCTCTCTCCTGACGTTCAGTTCTCATCAGGGATGCTCCTCCATGAGAAGTGGACCCCGTTGCCCAGTGTAATCACCTTCCTTATCTCTCACCAggtagccagcatctctctcttcttcccttccttagGCTGCCGCCACCATGACCCTACCTCTGCCCAGGCCAGGACTGCGGGAGCTAAGCGCGGCGCCTTTAAGCACAGATCTTGGCGTTCATTCCCTCCCTTCTGGCCCTCATCATGAATCCTTTGCCTCATTAGTCCTGTTCCTGACTCTCCTTCCATCTGGCTCTCATCAGGGATCCTACTCCCTCTACCAGTCCTCTCCTGAttattttcttccttctttcttcctccctccctccctcccccgtcTTATCTGGGAACCTCCTGAAACCACCACCATCAGTTCTgactcttccctccctccgtgctcTCTCCTGAGTCCCTCCCATCTAGCTCTGATCGACACCAAAATCTTATAAAATTCTTCTCATCGCTGAAGTTCTCTGTGATCACAGAATTACTTTGGTGCAGGCAGCACAGGAGCCTGGGATATAATTAGCAATAGACAGGGACGGAAACAATTCTCTAGCGCAGGGGCCTGATTTCAGGTTACCTCATCGGGCGTCAGGACTGACCGAGGCTGGAAGAAGTTTCGGTGGCCCTGAGAGGAGCTAGTTTGAAGGTCACTTCCTCAGCTGAGAGTGTTTAGGAAACCTGAGAaagacggggagggggggaataaagAATGTGAGAGAAACTGGGGGCACAATCAGGCTTTCTCTCCCGCTCCTGAGTGACGGAGAGGACAAAGTACAGCTCCCAGTCTTACAACCGTAGTGGTGGCATCTCCTGCTTTctctaacttccccccccccccccccattttcagTGCCCCTCTCTGCTTTTCCTTCTTCTACTActcctattaattatttctatagggctaccagacgtacgcagcgctctACAGAGTCaggaaggagacagtccctgctcgaagggaCTTTTCCTCACTatcagtctttctttctgtacctgtctctctctctcttttcttctgccAGTCTCACTGCTCTCTACATATTCCTTCCTCTCTCTGGCTCTGCGTTTGTATCGGTCTTTCTGTGCCTCACTTCCCTCCATCTGCCTCTCCTTGGTTCCTTTCAAGCTTCCTGTCTTCTGTCTCTTTGCACTTTCTCTGTCCCAGGGAACAGGTTCTCCCTGTCAGAATTTTCCCAGTAATTCTGCCGGGAGAGGGGAAGGCGGCCGCCGCTCACCCTGTTCTTGTGCccctccaggggggggggggcagtgggaCAAAATCCTTGCTTGCTCTCACCTGCTTGAGCTGACCGGCTGGCTCTCTGGGTCACCCAGGAAGGGACAGGTTGAGCCAGTCCTGGGTTTTGCCCCGGCCCACGTCCCAGTGGCATGCAAGGATCTGTAGTTCCTCCTCGTCATTCGGGCAACACCCTGCCAGCGTTCTACCTTTACCTTCTCCCTGTGCATATTAGGGTGTGCCAGCCATGCcccactcactgccttccagttTCTTTCTCTTTCAGACTGAGGAAATTTCCTGATCTGGCACTTTGCACCTTGCTGCCAAAAGAATTCATAagacaaggggggagggggggggggaaacagaatgTAAACTCAAGAAATGTTTTTTGTCCTCACAGTTTGTACACTTTGATCTCTCTGTTCCTTCActtcattcagggctccttttacaaaggtgcactagggccttgacgcctttttaggaggcggtagattttcggcttgcgcggtaattttgtgcgtgtgctaaaaactctagcgcaccttcgtaacaGGAGCCCTCAGAGTTGCCGGCTCCTGGTTTTCAACTCACACCTCAAAGCcgtgtcaaaaggcaggggaggcgggagagggcagctggagcgccggcaggtgaagGAAATCTCTCgtagtctgctccgaccgcctcttcctggtcgGGCCACGTGCGCCCGCCCTCCCCTTCCTCAACACCGTTTTAATTTTCCCGAcatgagcagcattacaaactggCCGCCCGCgtcccgtcggctctccctctgacaatCATTTCCTGGGtgcaggacctggaagtgacatcatagagaGCCGACaccaacacgggcagcaagttgatGATGCCACTCGCGCTGGGAGAATGGAAGAGGtgtgagggaagagaaggggagcaTGCGTGCAGCAGGAGGGAGATCGGGAAGGagtggggcagagaggaagatggATGCTGGCACCCGCACCGACAGCGCCCGGGGCATACCGCCCCCTCCCTTTACCGCGCCACCGATGAGATGTATTAACAAGCACTTCCTCCAATGTGTGCAAATATCTCTCGTGCCCTagtccagtcctcaggacacacctagccaatcaggttttcaagatatccacaatgaatatgcatgagatagatttgcatagaatggaagtagCACATGCAGATTTATCCCCTATATTTTTGACATCCATGACTGGTTTTGTCcaccagtttcaagtttatttaacattgtttgacaaatatttttatgaataTAATTATTATGAGTTAATTTGTATCATATTTTTGTAAACTTGTGTATTTGTataattccttcaataaaatgttataccttaaaaaggggaagggaaaagggggggaatgaaggaaagggggaagggagttgaGGGGTAATAGGGGGGGGGTTGATTGGGGTCATatcaaaatttattttgaaggaatgttAGAAATATTTATGTAAATATGTTATTTGTAAttctatttgaaatgaaatctatttccttcaataaaatgttatatgtcataaaatgttgttatgatgaattttaatttaatgactattttattgtattatattattgtatatttactgatttcttcaataaaaatgctataaatttaaaaaaaatcttataaaTTATAAAATTTCGTATACCAGCCAATCAACATTCTAGGCGGTGCACAAAATCGTAAAAACAAAGTTTGagaaaaatacaaatttaagatgACAGGGCATCACCAGGAATAACAATGACATTCGAAGaccatttaaaacaaagacaaacaggaacaaaggGTAAGAGGGCAGGaagtacaataatcaaggtgaaagaaaacatttagggaaaaaacaaatagagataaaattaagctaaattgCCTTTAGAAGGTCTCGAAGGcatcaagaaagaggaataattttAAGTTCATCTTGAAATTATTAAGAACTGATTCTTCACGTAAGTAGGTTGggatattattccaaagagaaggaGCGCTAACggagaaaatggtagacctcattgtatttataAATTTCAGTGACGGGATAGAAAGATTTTGGGCCATCGATCGTAGAGTCTTAGATGGATTATAAgggataagaagattattaattaATTTGGGTTGGTTATTTTGTCTGGTTTTGAATGTTAACaaaataattttgtaagtgattctatgTTCCACTGGTAACCAGCGAGCTTTATGTATAAGGAGGGCGACATGATCAGATTTTTTTgtgttaaatataatttttactgcagtgtCTTCTTATttctgtgttgttttttttttttttaatgcctttgtagagggcattgcaataatcagtGCAGGAAATCACAAGAGAATGGATCAAGATATGGCTACCTTGGTAGAGATGGGGACCGGGATCAGTATaattagggttgccatatggctccaggaaaaggaggacggattgagacatccaggttttacttccattgctttcaatgaaagtaaaacctggatatctcaatctgtcctttttctggagccatatggtaactctaagtATAATGCTTTCTCCAGATCATTTCTGGCCCTCCAGTTGCCTAAGAGAACAATTTCTCTATATGTGTATTGTTCCCAAGGCTTTGCTTTAATCTGTTACGAGATGAATCATTTACTCCCAGAGACTCAGGTTAATCAGGGGATAATTGAGTCCTTTTAGAAATCAAGGTTTTGTTTATTGGGAGATTACTCCTTTCTTTCAGGAGACCGTTCTTAATCATTGGGAAATTATTATTTTTGCATACTGTTTAATTTGGGGGGGACCTGAACTCTTTATTATACTGTAAAACATCAGATGATCTGCTTTAAAAATGGCCGCCATGATTGCAAAACTGAGTCCTCTCGTTCTGGCCACTTTCCATATTTTAATAAGTTCATAGCCCCAAAATTTCATAAAAAAGACGAGTTCGTCTAGATCGACGAACatcccaaacctcaaataaaagtaCACTATGtaattggttcctccaatgccaaaaatttGGGACCCCCCTATATTCAAAAACTTTCAGAGCacgaagtttaattcttaatgaatTACATTTAAACTTTTCATGCCTTCAAAGTATCTCAAAACATGGCTGTCTTTGTCACCTTCCATCCTGGGGGGGAAGGGTgaatgggaaggaggggggggggggaaacggaaGGTGGGGATTAGGATTTGTCATATAAAAATATTTGGATGAATGATAGTATTTAATAGaatatatggattagaattttcAAAATGTGTGAAATCATTTGTATTATATAAATGTATATTTActttattccttcaataaaaatgttagaaATTAATAGTTACCGGGTTGCCATTGAGGGACAGACAGAGGGACAAGCCAGGCAGCCCAGAAGGTATAATTTTATGTACAAAATATCCATTCCAGAAATCGCAGTTACCCAGTTTCTGGCTGGAGCCTTTAGGCCATGACTGATTTTGAATGTACCTCCCAGTGTGAGATTTGTAACAGCTGATCCTGCCCTTGAAATTAGTCCTGCAAGTCCCATTAACGGAGCTGCCATGTTACCCAGATTCAAGCAAGCTATTTTAAGCCAATCCTAGTTTTCTGACAGGcctagggttaacagattttactttagtaaaatccagactcctagaccccccccccctgcttttcaaaacccgggttttgaaaagccgtccggacccccagacatgtcctcgaaaaggagagcttgtccggggaaatccagaagtAACTCTAGACAGGCCTATCCTGATGCAtcatgggacctgcagcactgatttcaatgggtagaatcagctgttacaaatcccacactgggAGGTACATTCAaacccaggactggccaaaaaaaaatcttcctcctGGAACTCGGTAACTTGGCAGCCATGCACAAAGCATCAGGATTGGGTGCTCAGAAATCCAAAACTGTCCCCAAATCTCCAGCCTAGAACTGGGTAACGACTTCTTTGCAAGTCACATAACCATTGGCCCCTTCTGGCCTTATGATGTACACCGGCAGTGGTCACATGATGCTGGTTGGCAAATCATTGTACTCCCTTGTCTTACCAACTGGCATCAGTAGGTTATTGTCATGGTTGGCTAATCTACTcctggatgggtttttttttttacatctgctCTCCTTCAAATATCAATCACTAGAAGTCTGTGTATGTAATGAGGCAGGTAAAACCAGGAATGGAATTGCTCTGGTTCTGGAATTAAAAACagctagctcaggggtagggaactccggtcctcgagagccgtattccagtcgggttttcaggatttccccaatgaatatgcatgagatctatctgcatgcgctgctttcaatgcatattcattggggaaatcctgaaaatccgactggaatgcagctctcgaggaccggagttccctacccctgagctagctGATCAACTAAAGTGGTCAGATAGATCTAATGAGGGGACAAGCTGAGCCAGATCTTGTTCTActgtaggggtctcaaagtccttccttgaggatcacaatccagttgggttttcaggatttccccaatgaatatgcatgagatctatgtgcatgcactgctttcaatgcatattcattggagaaatcctgaaaacccgactggattgcggccctctaagagggactttgacacccctgccctaaagagACCATTATAGCGCATCCAACCATGCAGATTCtcttaaatcaggggtctcaaagtccctccttgaggatcacaatccagtcgggttttcaggatttccccaatgaatatgcaagagatctatgtgcatgcagtgctttcaatgcatattcattggggaaatcctgaaaacccgactggattgcgaccctcaaggagggactttgagatccctgttttactGTCTACCCCCACTTtatctattctattctattcttgtTTCCATTTTACCCTATTGCAGACAATAAGAACTAAAGGTCCATCCATTTTCTGGTTATGCCCCATGGcatagggttaccctatggctccagaaaaaggaggacggattgagacatccaggttttacttccattgttttcaatgcaagcaaaacccaaatgtctcaaactgtcctccttacttccgctgctgtcaatggaagtaaaacccgggtgtctcaatccatcttcctttatCTAAAACCATAGAATTGTAGTTCTCACAGAGTTCCGCAACAGGATCAAAACTGCTAATCCCTACATGCAATGGGGTGGAACCAGGAAGGGCTCAGCCTATTTGGTTGACCTTTTTCCAGTCAGGCTCTGGCGATCTGAAGCCAGAGTGCTTTTGCTGTATTAAGTGCTCATATGCCCATGCCTCTTAGATTTCTTTTATTGAACAGAATGGTTAAATGTAGAACTTTGTGGGTTGAAATAGTCAGCTTTCTGGGTCTACGCCCTGGGGATCTTGCACACCATCGACTGGGGCATTTGAAAGCGGTAGCGATTAATGTTAACAAGAGGTGGAAGGTTGAAAGTCTGCCTGGTGCCGCCGTAGGGGTTTGAGCTCCTCTGTGTGTATACCCTTTTCCATCCTGTGGCTTTCTCCTCAGGTTGAGCTGTTTTCAGGTGGGCAAACCGGCTCCTACCCTGatcctcctctctttctctggCTGCATGGCCGTGTAGGGCCCGGGCGTCATAGACTACCCGACCTGAGTGCGGATCATGACTGGCGGCCAGAGGTGAGAGAGGATGCTCGACACTGATCTGATTCTCGGAGGTTAGCGTCCAGGAGCTGTGGGAGTAGCATTTGGGGCTTGGGGATTGGGAGTCCTGGGCGGATAAACCTGGCCTTTGATGATCTCTGGAGGACTCGGGGTGCTCCTCTGGGTATGGGGATGATGGATAGTCTTGTATGATCTGGGGTGGCTTCTCAGAGCTCTGGCTATTTTGATGGTATGAACTGGTGGTATGAAGCCTACGGTTGGAGCTAGTGTGCAATAAAGGGTTGGGACTCATTGCATCTTCTTGAATATCGGGACTCTCTGGAGGGGCAGGGATTGGAGACTGGAAGAGGTCAAATTGGGTAGGGGCACCCAATCCCATATTGTTTGAGTGGGATTGGGGCTGAGACCCTTGGTCCATAGGACTTGGGGTTTGTGGTCGGAAGATAGGGGAGGGATCGCCATCCATTTCAAGGGTCTCTGAGAACTGCAATTGGTTTTGGTTGACAAGTACGGTGGACTCGTTGATGATCCCACTGGGCTTGATGTAAGAATGAGGCCTTGGGCTAGAAGCTGTGGCAGCCTGGTCAGCAGCACTGGGTGACTGGCTTCTTGCTGTGGCGGGTCTGGAATCAGGTTGATGCATAGGGGGTGTGGAGTCCAGCCTGATCACTCGGGGCCTGGAGTGTGGCAGGACCTCCCTGTAGATCACACCAGGCCTCACTTTCACATCCACCGCCTGCGGCTTGGCTCGCTCGCGTCCCAGTGCTGCTGAGGATCCCCGGTGTGAGTAAATCCCGCTAGGCCTGTCACGTTCCCTGTGGTAATGGCGATCCTCCTGGATCCGATGGTACCGATACCGGCAGGCCTTCTCCTCATCCGTGTCTCTCAGGTTCATTACATGTTCTTCCAGGCGATCAATGTAACCGGGCCTAGCCCAGCAGCTCTTGTTCTCTTGCTCCCGGTGTTTGGTACTCTGACCAACATCCACTGAAGACTTTTCTGGCTGCATCCTGGGCTTGGATTTCTGTTCTGGCTTCTTCTCCTCTACATTGTCTTCTTCAAATCAAAGGGTACAAGGAAAGAGAAAATGTTATTAATAATCATGATAAGCAGATAGGCTGAATTTTCAAAAGCAACTAATAGatactgggggaaaaaaaaaggagactgtaAAAGCAAACACAACACCCCTTTGCCACCACTCCTcacaatgacaaaaaaaaaaaaaaaaaatgccatttcAATTGTAAAATATTGTTGAAAAATGCAACAGCTACAAGTTGAAGCCTACTATCCTGAAGACGCAATCTTGTCTACGGCCACCAGACAGCACTGTTCTGTCCAGCAGTTCAGGTACtgtgtactattttttttttttttttaaacattcagTTACTGTCCTCACTGATCCTTCCCTGAGGAAATGCTACTCGCTCCCTGCCTCAGGCCGTAAGAaaataaccccttcttttacgaacgcagagcgcgggttttagcgccggcaacgGCGGTCACTGTtccgacgctcgtagaattcctaagagcgtcggagcagtgaccgccgctaaaacccacgctacgcgtttgtatgaggggggggggtaagttctgCGTATTAAACAAATTCCTATTTCCCATTGCATCTTGTTCTCAAGTATTTCAGTACAAACTTATTTTGTAACAAATTCTAACGAGGGCAGGAACTGAGCCCTACCTCACACAGACCAATTTCTTTATCAGTAGACTCTCACTAGCTCTGCTGCATCACATAATTATAACAAACAGATTATATGGAGTAGAAAAACGTAATCCTTAAATTTGCCTTCCCAATCATAAGATTCTGGGTAGCTCTCATACCCCATATCCAAGCAACCTTCAAGAGCTGCTTCTGTCATTTGTGACAACTACACTACCTCTCtccttcggttcatag
This region includes:
- the TMEM256 gene encoding transmembrane protein 256 isoform X4, with translation MDKGAVWKNCFRAMAAVGSGRLFLRVGAVSGALAVAAGAYGAHGQRLSVQDDYQKELYSTANKYHFLHSLALLAVPQCRKPLLILQRLYFYLKKYFWLASPSDNVEEKKPEQKSKPRMQPEKSSVDVGQSTKHREQENKSCWARPGYIDRLEEHVMNLRDTDEEKACRYRYHRIQEDRHYHRERDRPSGIYSHRGSSAALGRERAKPQAVDVKVRPGVIYREVLPHSRPRVIRLDSTPPMHQPDSRPATARSQSPSAADQAATASSPRPHSYIKPSGIINESTVLVNQNQLQFSETLEMDGDPSPIFRPQTPSPMDQGSQPQSHSNNMGLGAPTQFDLFQSPIPAPPESPDIQEDAMSPNPLLHTSSNRRLHTTSSYHQNSQSSEKPPQIIQDYPSSPYPEEHPESSRDHQRPGLSAQDSQSPSPKCYSHSSWTLTSENQISVEHPLSPLAASHDPHSGRVVYDARALHGHAAREREEDQGRSRFAHLKTAQPEEKATGWKRVYTQRSSNPYGGTRQTFNLPPLVNINRYRFQMPQSMVCKIPRA
- the TMEM256 gene encoding transmembrane protein 256 isoform X8, which produces MSLSGEERVHFCLPADDSCQTFVDTVALLLALMIALTIAVNLITLILQRLYFYLKKYFWLASPSEDNVEEKKPEQKSKPRMQPEKSSVDVGQSTKHREQENKSCWARPGYIDRLEEHVMNLRDTDEEKACRYRYHRIQEDRHYHRERDRPSGIYSHRGSSAALGRERAKPQAVDVKVRPGVIYREVLPHSRPRVIRLDSTPPMHQPDSRPATARSQSPSAADQAATASSPRPHSYIKPSGIINESTVLVNQNQLQFSETLEMDGDPSPIFRPQTPSPMDQGSQPQSHSNNMGLGAPTQFDLFQSPIPAPPESPDIQEDAMSPNPLLHTSSNRRLHTTSSYHQNSQSSEKPPQIIQDYPSSPYPEEHPESSRDHQRPGLSAQDSQSPSPKCYSHSSWTLTSENQISVEHPLSPLAASHDPHSGRVVYDARALHGHAAREREEDQGRSRFAHLKTAQPEEKATGWKRVYTQRSSNPYGGTRQTFNLPPLVNINRYRFQMPQSMVCKIPRA
- the TMEM256 gene encoding transmembrane protein 256 isoform X3, whose amino-acid sequence is MDKGAVWKNCFRAMAAVGSGRLFLRVGAVSGALAVAAGAYGAHGQRLSVQDDYQKELYSTANKYHFLHSLALLAVPQCRKPLLILQRLYFYLKKYFWLASPSEDNVEEKKPEQKSKPRMQPEKSSVDVGQSTKHREQENKSCWARPGYIDRLEEHVMNLRDTDEEKACRYRYHRIQEDRHYHRERDRPSGIYSHRGSSAALGRERAKPQAVDVKVRPGVIYREVLPHSRPRVIRLDSTPPMHQPDSRPATARSQSPSAADQAATASSPRPHSYIKPSGIINESTVLVNQNQLQFSETLEMDGDPSPIFRPQTPSPMDQGSQPQSHSNNMGLGAPTQFDLFQSPIPAPPESPDIQEDAMSPNPLLHTSSNRRLHTTSSYHQNSQSSEKPPQIIQDYPSSPYPEEHPESSRDHQRPGLSAQDSQSPSPKCYSHSSWTLTSENQISVEHPLSPLAASHDPHSGRVVYDARALHGHAAREREEDQGRSRFAHLKTAQPEEKATGWKRVYTQRSSNPYGGTRQTFNLPPLVNINRYRFQMPQSMVCKIPRA
- the TMEM256 gene encoding transmembrane protein 256 isoform X6, whose amino-acid sequence is MDKGAVWKNCFRAMAAVGSGRLFLRVGAVSGALAVAAGAYGAHGQRLSVQDDYQKEILQRLYFYLKKYFWLASPSEDNVEEKKPEQKSKPRMQPEKSSVDVGQSTKHREQENKSCWARPGYIDRLEEHVMNLRDTDEEKACRYRYHRIQEDRHYHRERDRPSGIYSHRGSSAALGRERAKPQAVDVKVRPGVIYREVLPHSRPRVIRLDSTPPMHQPDSRPATARSQSPSAADQAATASSPRPHSYIKPSGIINESTVLVNQNQLQFSETLEMDGDPSPIFRPQTPSPMDQGSQPQSHSNNMGLGAPTQFDLFQSPIPAPPESPDIQEDAMSPNPLLHTSSNRRLHTTSSYHQNSQSSEKPPQIIQDYPSSPYPEEHPESSRDHQRPGLSAQDSQSPSPKCYSHSSWTLTSENQISVEHPLSPLAASHDPHSGRVVYDARALHGHAAREREEDQGRSRFAHLKTAQPEEKATGWKRVYTQRSSNPYGGTRQTFNLPPLVNINRYRFQMPQSMVCKIPRA
- the TMEM256 gene encoding transmembrane protein 256 isoform X1, producing the protein MDKGAVWKNCFRAMAAVGSGRLFLRVGAVSGALAVAAGAYGAHGQRLSVQDDYQKELYSTANKYHFLHSLALLAVPQCRKPLLILQRLYFYLKKYFWLASPSGIEPHAQDGARNVTGVETKEFQGVPRRLRGEDNVEEKKPEQKSKPRMQPEKSSVDVGQSTKHREQENKSCWARPGYIDRLEEHVMNLRDTDEEKACRYRYHRIQEDRHYHRERDRPSGIYSHRGSSAALGRERAKPQAVDVKVRPGVIYREVLPHSRPRVIRLDSTPPMHQPDSRPATARSQSPSAADQAATASSPRPHSYIKPSGIINESTVLVNQNQLQFSETLEMDGDPSPIFRPQTPSPMDQGSQPQSHSNNMGLGAPTQFDLFQSPIPAPPESPDIQEDAMSPNPLLHTSSNRRLHTTSSYHQNSQSSEKPPQIIQDYPSSPYPEEHPESSRDHQRPGLSAQDSQSPSPKCYSHSSWTLTSENQISVEHPLSPLAASHDPHSGRVVYDARALHGHAAREREEDQGRSRFAHLKTAQPEEKATGWKRVYTQRSSNPYGGTRQTFNLPPLVNINRYRFQMPQSMVCKIPRA
- the TMEM256 gene encoding transmembrane protein 256 isoform X7: MDKGAVWKNCFRAMAAVGSGRLFLRVGAVSGALAVAAGAYGAHGQRLSVQDDYQKEILQRLYFYLKKYFWLASPSDNVEEKKPEQKSKPRMQPEKSSVDVGQSTKHREQENKSCWARPGYIDRLEEHVMNLRDTDEEKACRYRYHRIQEDRHYHRERDRPSGIYSHRGSSAALGRERAKPQAVDVKVRPGVIYREVLPHSRPRVIRLDSTPPMHQPDSRPATARSQSPSAADQAATASSPRPHSYIKPSGIINESTVLVNQNQLQFSETLEMDGDPSPIFRPQTPSPMDQGSQPQSHSNNMGLGAPTQFDLFQSPIPAPPESPDIQEDAMSPNPLLHTSSNRRLHTTSSYHQNSQSSEKPPQIIQDYPSSPYPEEHPESSRDHQRPGLSAQDSQSPSPKCYSHSSWTLTSENQISVEHPLSPLAASHDPHSGRVVYDARALHGHAAREREEDQGRSRFAHLKTAQPEEKATGWKRVYTQRSSNPYGGTRQTFNLPPLVNINRYRFQMPQSMVCKIPRA
- the TMEM256 gene encoding transmembrane protein 256 isoform X5, coding for MSLSGEERVHFCLPADDSCQTFVDTVALLLALMIALTIAVNLITLILQRLYFYLKKYFWLASPSGIEPHAQDGARNVTGVETKEFQGVPRRLRGEDNVEEKKPEQKSKPRMQPEKSSVDVGQSTKHREQENKSCWARPGYIDRLEEHVMNLRDTDEEKACRYRYHRIQEDRHYHRERDRPSGIYSHRGSSAALGRERAKPQAVDVKVRPGVIYREVLPHSRPRVIRLDSTPPMHQPDSRPATARSQSPSAADQAATASSPRPHSYIKPSGIINESTVLVNQNQLQFSETLEMDGDPSPIFRPQTPSPMDQGSQPQSHSNNMGLGAPTQFDLFQSPIPAPPESPDIQEDAMSPNPLLHTSSNRRLHTTSSYHQNSQSSEKPPQIIQDYPSSPYPEEHPESSRDHQRPGLSAQDSQSPSPKCYSHSSWTLTSENQISVEHPLSPLAASHDPHSGRVVYDARALHGHAAREREEDQGRSRFAHLKTAQPEEKATGWKRVYTQRSSNPYGGTRQTFNLPPLVNINRYRFQMPQSMVCKIPRA
- the TMEM256 gene encoding transmembrane protein 256 isoform X2, with translation MDKGAVWKNCFRAMAAVGSGRLFLRVGAVSGALAVAAGAYGAHGQRLSVQDDYQKEILQRLYFYLKKYFWLASPSGIEPHAQDGARNVTGVETKEFQGVPRRLRGEDNVEEKKPEQKSKPRMQPEKSSVDVGQSTKHREQENKSCWARPGYIDRLEEHVMNLRDTDEEKACRYRYHRIQEDRHYHRERDRPSGIYSHRGSSAALGRERAKPQAVDVKVRPGVIYREVLPHSRPRVIRLDSTPPMHQPDSRPATARSQSPSAADQAATASSPRPHSYIKPSGIINESTVLVNQNQLQFSETLEMDGDPSPIFRPQTPSPMDQGSQPQSHSNNMGLGAPTQFDLFQSPIPAPPESPDIQEDAMSPNPLLHTSSNRRLHTTSSYHQNSQSSEKPPQIIQDYPSSPYPEEHPESSRDHQRPGLSAQDSQSPSPKCYSHSSWTLTSENQISVEHPLSPLAASHDPHSGRVVYDARALHGHAAREREEDQGRSRFAHLKTAQPEEKATGWKRVYTQRSSNPYGGTRQTFNLPPLVNINRYRFQMPQSMVCKIPRA